A window of Raineyella sp. W15-4 contains these coding sequences:
- a CDS encoding DsbA family protein, producing the protein MPSNQKPKKPIVDERPEPGERGARRTIILICAVLVISVVIFGIIQASRQPAAVVEPSTPVPTETSGALVVREDSRRLNDVPDATVTFVEFLDFECEACAAVFPAIEQLRQTYGDRVSFVIRYFPLPSHFNSERAARAVEAAAQQGELEAMYTKMYQTQTEWGEQQIPKDDLFRQYAQELGLDLEQWDAAYNSEATLQFIRNDFNDGVALGVTGTPTFFLNAELISPETLDDLTTMLDQALAE; encoded by the coding sequence ATGCCCAGCAATCAGAAGCCCAAGAAGCCAATCGTCGACGAACGCCCCGAACCAGGGGAACGTGGCGCCCGAAGAACCATCATCTTGATCTGCGCGGTGCTGGTGATCTCGGTGGTCATCTTCGGCATCATCCAAGCCAGTCGCCAGCCCGCCGCCGTCGTCGAGCCGTCCACACCCGTCCCCACCGAAACCTCCGGCGCGCTCGTGGTACGCGAAGACTCCCGCCGACTCAACGACGTGCCAGATGCCACTGTGACCTTCGTAGAGTTCCTGGACTTCGAGTGCGAGGCCTGCGCCGCGGTCTTCCCGGCGATCGAGCAACTCCGGCAGACCTACGGCGATCGAGTGTCCTTTGTCATCCGGTACTTCCCGCTACCCAGCCACTTCAACAGCGAACGCGCGGCCAGAGCGGTCGAAGCCGCCGCTCAGCAAGGAGAACTTGAAGCGATGTACACCAAGATGTACCAGACCCAGACCGAGTGGGGTGAACAGCAGATACCCAAAGACGACCTGTTCCGCCAGTACGCCCAAGAACTCGGCCTCGACCTTGAGCAATGGGACGCCGCGTACAACTCTGAGGCCACGCTCCAGTTCATCCGCAACGACTTCAACGACGGTGTGGCCCTGGGCGTGACTGGTACGCCAACCTTCTTCCTCAATGCAGAGTTGATCAGTCCTGAGACCCTTGATGACCTCACCACCATGCTCGACCAGGCGCTCGCTGAGTAG
- a CDS encoding vitamin K epoxide reductase family protein gives MTTSDDLLERIHRFRQTDRWIFSTMLFSACLSLYASFVLSTDAIRLAANPKVGLPCNLNEVINCSAVARSWQAGLFGFPNAFLGLMAEPVVITIAVASLAGVRFPRGFMLAAQIVYGLGFVFAYWLFFESTFVIGALCPWCLLVTVSTTLVFASLTHVNLRDNNLFLPTSLHKTLTKGLRLGVDNLLVVLWLGAITTLVLAKYGPALFG, from the coding sequence TTGACCACATCAGACGACCTTTTGGAGCGCATCCACCGTTTCAGACAGACCGACAGGTGGATCTTCTCCACCATGCTCTTCTCGGCCTGCCTCAGCCTGTACGCCTCCTTCGTCCTGTCAACCGACGCCATCCGGCTAGCGGCCAACCCCAAAGTCGGACTCCCATGCAACCTCAACGAGGTCATCAACTGCAGCGCAGTCGCCAGATCCTGGCAGGCCGGACTGTTCGGATTCCCGAACGCGTTCCTCGGCCTGATGGCCGAGCCCGTAGTCATCACCATCGCGGTCGCCAGCCTCGCCGGCGTCAGGTTTCCGCGAGGCTTCATGCTCGCCGCCCAGATCGTCTATGGCCTGGGCTTCGTGTTCGCCTACTGGCTGTTCTTTGAGTCCACTTTTGTCATCGGGGCGCTGTGCCCCTGGTGCCTGTTGGTGACTGTGTCCACCACCTTGGTGTTCGCATCACTCACCCACGTCAACCTGCGCGACAACAACCTGTTCCTCCCAACGAGCCTGCACAAGACCTTGACCAAAGGGCTTCGCCTGGGAGTCGACAACCTGCTCGTCGTGCTCTGGCTCGGAGCGATCACCACCTTGGTGCTCGCCAAATACGGTCCAGCCCTCTTCGGGTAA
- a CDS encoding helix-turn-helix domain-containing protein: MSEPLRVGSDYWPVWACTYAGSRPIGPAALDCVRVIVIRSGSALLVGELGQRLVKTGDVVLLAANVLCGSEPEGHITLTTIHADTDYVIDQVYWQHAGLVRDRLDAQDFAATIYAEPAQVLSLGERQAETLTTWLDEMVALSAERPVARYFFRMQALWFSIAHVIAPFIKASPVRISAARPSHVRPTLPRERRFAPIREEARRVAELLRTSPERRWTLAALAMEVHLSPAQLGRVFVDAFGKTPLAFLTMVRAERLARYLRETDLTVTEAMWRVGWRSRSHGTELFRQYVGLTPGAYRRRQGSCGRN, encoded by the coding sequence ATGTCTGAGCCACTGCGGGTCGGCAGCGACTACTGGCCGGTTTGGGCATGCACGTACGCCGGCTCTCGCCCCATCGGCCCCGCGGCTCTCGATTGTGTCAGAGTCATCGTGATCCGTAGTGGTAGCGCACTCCTCGTTGGCGAGTTGGGGCAAAGGCTTGTGAAGACGGGGGATGTGGTCCTCCTTGCAGCAAACGTCCTGTGCGGAAGCGAGCCTGAGGGCCACATCACCTTGACCACGATCCATGCGGATACGGACTATGTGATCGATCAGGTCTACTGGCAGCACGCTGGGCTCGTGCGGGATCGGCTTGATGCTCAGGACTTCGCGGCGACCATCTACGCCGAGCCAGCGCAGGTTCTCAGCCTCGGTGAAAGGCAGGCCGAGACACTCACAACTTGGCTCGACGAGATGGTCGCGCTGAGCGCCGAGCGGCCCGTTGCTCGCTACTTCTTCCGGATGCAGGCCCTGTGGTTTTCCATAGCACACGTCATTGCCCCGTTCATCAAGGCGTCCCCGGTGCGGATATCAGCCGCCCGGCCGAGTCATGTCCGGCCAACCTTGCCGAGGGAACGACGGTTCGCTCCCATCAGGGAGGAGGCCCGCAGAGTTGCTGAGCTGTTGCGGACATCACCCGAGCGGCGATGGACTCTCGCCGCTTTGGCCATGGAAGTACACCTGTCGCCTGCTCAGCTAGGCAGGGTGTTCGTCGACGCCTTTGGCAAGACACCGCTCGCGTTCCTAACGATGGTGCGAGCCGAACGCTTGGCAAGGTACCTGCGCGAGACGGACCTCACTGTCACCGAGGCAATGTGGCGGGTCGGATGGCGCAGCCGAAGTCACGGCACGGAACTGTTCCGTCAGTACGTCGGACTGACGCCGGGTGCCTACCGACGACGCCAAGGGTCGTGTGGGCGCAACTGA
- a CDS encoding TlpA family protein disulfide reductase, with the protein MGSLPHTVRRRLWSAAVAIASGVLLAGCGSTQANTGGFVSGDGSLTVLPADERPQAPVIEGVTLDDERWTSADVSGKVIVYNVWGSWCAPCRSEAPALVAASQKLADQAVFVGLNTRDFDKAAPRAFVRAFEVPYVNLFDPEGALLLNFSGELPPNAIPSTIVVDLEGRVAARIIGETTESTLVGLIQDVAAGK; encoded by the coding sequence ATTGGGAGCCTTCCGCACACGGTCAGGCGCCGGCTCTGGAGCGCGGCCGTTGCGATCGCGTCGGGTGTTCTGCTCGCGGGTTGCGGGTCGACACAAGCCAACACTGGAGGGTTCGTGTCGGGTGATGGCAGCCTGACGGTGCTGCCTGCCGATGAGCGTCCGCAGGCGCCCGTGATCGAGGGCGTCACGCTGGATGACGAGCGGTGGACGAGTGCTGACGTCTCCGGGAAGGTGATCGTCTACAACGTGTGGGGTTCCTGGTGCGCGCCATGCCGCTCCGAGGCGCCCGCGCTCGTGGCCGCCAGCCAGAAGCTTGCCGACCAGGCAGTCTTCGTCGGGTTGAACACCCGAGACTTCGACAAGGCCGCGCCCCGTGCGTTCGTGCGGGCATTCGAGGTTCCCTATGTGAACCTGTTCGACCCTGAGGGTGCGCTTCTGCTGAACTTCTCCGGCGAGTTGCCGCCCAACGCCATCCCAAGCACGATCGTGGTCGACCTGGAGGGCCGGGTCGCTGCCCGGATCATCGGCGAGACCACAGAATCGACCCTGGTGGGTCTGATCCAAGACGTGGCAGCGGGCAAGTGA